A window from Trinickia violacea encodes these proteins:
- a CDS encoding undecaprenyl-phosphate glucose phosphotransferase, protein MLSVLSRIIDIAMAALGALIAAGLHEGRFVWLNDMETIAVAFNSVLVIVFFPSLGIYQSWRGKPVRELLWRVGIGWLIVEGTGILMSFSAHRAEELSRLWLAYWAVATIALLLVTKTLVYAILRQLRREGFNQKAVAVVSGRQYGQFLVEQMQKRPDAGFSPVCVFDEEASVNGGGVAAMVAGVPLEHDFAKLTDLVKSRAIRELWLALPISQERTIHKMVTEFKHDFVNIRFIPDVRSLSLFNHAVVDLLGVPAINLAASPITDVRILPKFVFDRLFALCALTALSPVMVVIAAMVKLSSPGPVFFRQKRKGLDGNEFEIYKFRSMKVHAEKAGTVTQATKNDTRVTTVGRFLRRTSLDELPQFINVLKGEMSVVGPRPHALQHDDIYKDLVRGYMHRYRIKPGITGWAQINGYRGETDRVEKMMGRVKLDLYYMQHWTFWLDIKIVVLTLWKGFAGSNAY, encoded by the coding sequence ATGCTGAGCGTTCTATCGAGAATCATCGACATCGCCATGGCCGCTTTAGGCGCGCTCATCGCGGCGGGGCTGCACGAAGGGCGCTTCGTGTGGCTCAACGATATGGAAACCATCGCGGTCGCGTTCAACAGCGTGCTGGTCATCGTGTTTTTTCCGTCGCTCGGCATCTATCAGTCGTGGCGCGGCAAGCCGGTGCGCGAGCTGTTGTGGCGCGTGGGGATCGGCTGGCTGATCGTCGAAGGCACGGGCATTTTGATGAGCTTCAGCGCGCACCGCGCGGAGGAACTGTCACGCTTGTGGCTCGCCTATTGGGCCGTGGCGACGATCGCGCTGTTGCTCGTGACGAAAACGCTGGTCTACGCGATCCTGCGCCAGCTGCGCCGTGAAGGCTTCAATCAGAAGGCGGTTGCCGTGGTGAGCGGCCGGCAGTACGGGCAGTTTCTGGTCGAACAGATGCAGAAGCGGCCCGATGCGGGATTCAGCCCGGTGTGCGTCTTCGATGAGGAGGCGAGCGTGAATGGCGGCGGCGTGGCCGCGATGGTGGCCGGCGTGCCGCTCGAGCACGACTTCGCGAAGCTGACGGATCTCGTGAAAAGCCGCGCGATTCGCGAATTGTGGCTCGCCTTGCCGATCTCGCAGGAGCGCACGATTCACAAGATGGTGACGGAGTTCAAGCACGACTTCGTCAACATCCGCTTCATTCCCGATGTGCGCAGCCTGTCGCTGTTCAATCACGCGGTGGTCGATCTGCTGGGCGTGCCCGCGATCAATTTGGCGGCGTCGCCGATCACCGACGTGCGCATCCTGCCTAAGTTCGTCTTCGATCGCCTCTTTGCGCTTTGCGCGCTGACCGCGCTTTCGCCGGTGATGGTGGTGATCGCAGCGATGGTGAAGCTGTCGTCGCCGGGGCCGGTGTTCTTCCGGCAGAAGCGCAAGGGTCTCGACGGCAACGAGTTCGAGATCTACAAGTTCCGCTCGATGAAAGTGCATGCCGAGAAGGCCGGCACGGTGACTCAGGCGACCAAGAACGATACGCGCGTGACGACGGTCGGCCGCTTCCTGCGCCGCACGAGCCTCGACGAGCTGCCGCAGTTCATCAACGTGCTTAAAGGCGAGATGTCGGTGGTGGGGCCGCGTCCGCACGCGCTTCAGCACGACGACATCTACAAGGATCTGGTGCGCGGCTATATGCATCGCTACCGGATCAAGCCCGGCATCACGGGATGGGCGCAGATCAACGGCTATCGCGGCGAAACCGACCGCGTCGAAAAGATGATGGGGCGCGTGAAGCTCGATTTGTACTACATGCAGCACTGGACCTTCTGGCTCGACATCAAGATCGTCGTTCTGACCTTGTGGAAGGGCTTTGCCGGCAGCAATGCGTATTGA
- a CDS encoding rubrerythrin family protein: MTQLKGTKTEQNLKDAFAGESMANRRYLYFAAKADVEGQNDISALFRSTAEGETGHAHGHLEYLEAVGDPATGLPIGSSRLNLQSAVAGETHEYTDMYPGMARVAREEGFDEIANWFETLAKAERSHANRYTKALEALVD, from the coding sequence ATGACACAACTCAAGGGTACGAAGACGGAGCAAAACCTGAAGGACGCGTTCGCGGGCGAATCGATGGCGAACCGGCGGTACTTGTACTTCGCCGCCAAAGCGGACGTCGAGGGACAGAACGACATCTCGGCGCTATTCCGTTCGACGGCTGAAGGCGAGACGGGCCATGCGCACGGTCATCTGGAGTATCTGGAGGCAGTGGGCGACCCGGCAACGGGTTTGCCGATCGGTTCGTCGCGCCTGAACCTGCAATCGGCCGTGGCGGGCGAAACGCACGAATACACGGACATGTATCCCGGCATGGCGCGCGTGGCGCGTGAGGAAGGCTTCGACGAAATCGCCAACTGGTTCGAAACGCTGGCGAAAGCCGAACGCAGTCACGCCAATCGCTATACGAAGGCGCTCGAAGCGCTCGTCGATTGA
- a CDS encoding (Fe-S)-binding protein, whose translation MPHKEGSLEAPTRHPLDWRSEDFYDQASLDKELARVFDICAGCRRCVSLCGAFPALFDLVDETDSGEAHDVSPSEYPKVVDQCYLCDLCYMTKCPYVPPHPWNVDFPHLMLRAKATRYKRGDVSLRDKFLSNTDALGNFAGIPIVTQTINAVNHTAFARGVMESALGVDKNAWLPDFAPRKFRSDAQASPEHAVRDGERTPGKVAIYATCYVNFNEPGIGHDLLAVLAHNEIPYVLVSSEACCGMPLLEQGNLDGVAAKKAQNMPVLAKYAREGYALMSAIPSCVLMYKHELPLMFPDDEEAKLVSEAFWDPFEYFVSRHRDGLLKTDFKSELGKISYHVPCHGRVQNIGRKTSETLSLVPGTELNVVERCSGHAGTFGVKKEFHRMAMQIGTPVFKAMAGAEPDYIASDCQLAGHHIAQGIEENGLKETPLAHPLTLLRKAYGV comes from the coding sequence ATGCCACATAAGGAAGGCAGTCTCGAGGCGCCCACTCGTCACCCGCTGGATTGGCGCTCAGAGGATTTCTACGATCAGGCTTCACTCGATAAGGAACTCGCGCGCGTCTTCGACATTTGCGCCGGCTGCCGGCGCTGCGTGTCGCTATGCGGCGCGTTTCCCGCGCTGTTCGATCTCGTCGACGAGACCGATTCCGGCGAAGCGCACGATGTCAGCCCGAGCGAATATCCCAAAGTCGTCGACCAGTGCTATCTGTGCGACCTCTGCTACATGACGAAATGCCCATACGTGCCGCCTCATCCGTGGAACGTCGATTTCCCGCATCTGATGCTGCGCGCGAAGGCGACGCGATACAAACGCGGCGACGTGAGCCTGCGCGACAAGTTTCTTTCGAATACCGATGCGCTCGGCAACTTCGCGGGGATACCGATCGTCACGCAGACCATCAACGCCGTGAACCATACGGCGTTTGCGCGCGGTGTGATGGAATCGGCGTTGGGCGTCGACAAGAACGCGTGGCTGCCCGATTTCGCGCCGCGCAAGTTTCGAAGCGACGCGCAGGCGTCGCCCGAGCATGCGGTGCGTGACGGCGAGCGCACGCCCGGCAAGGTCGCGATCTACGCGACGTGCTACGTGAACTTCAACGAGCCCGGCATCGGGCACGATCTGCTCGCCGTGCTGGCGCACAACGAGATTCCGTACGTGCTCGTGTCGAGCGAAGCGTGCTGCGGGATGCCGCTCTTGGAGCAAGGCAATCTCGATGGCGTAGCGGCGAAGAAGGCGCAGAACATGCCCGTGCTCGCCAAGTACGCGCGCGAAGGCTATGCGTTGATGTCGGCGATTCCGAGCTGCGTGCTGATGTACAAGCACGAGTTGCCGCTGATGTTTCCCGATGACGAAGAAGCCAAGCTCGTGAGCGAGGCATTCTGGGACCCGTTCGAATACTTTGTCTCGCGCCATCGCGATGGTCTCTTGAAGACGGACTTCAAAAGCGAACTCGGCAAGATCTCGTATCACGTGCCTTGCCATGGGCGCGTGCAAAACATCGGGCGCAAAACATCGGAGACGCTATCGCTCGTGCCGGGCACGGAGCTGAACGTGGTCGAGCGTTGCTCGGGGCATGCGGGCACCTTCGGCGTGAAGAAAGAGTTTCATCGCATGGCGATGCAGATCGGCACGCCGGTATTCAAGGCGATGGCGGGGGCAGAGCCGGATTACATTGCGTCCGATTGCCAATTGGCCGGGCACCACATCGCCCAGGGCATCGAGGAAAACGGCTTGAAGGAAACGCCGCTGGCGCATCCGCTGACGTTGCTGCGCAAAGCCTATGGCGTGTGA
- a CDS encoding TetR/AcrR family transcriptional regulator produces the protein MEPSTVREQLIEHAVTLMMTHGYNGFSYRDLSSLVGVKTSSIHYYFPKKEDLALEAVNVYSRDVMGAVATIDASLPADKKLDRYAKLFGRVMGDGTQICLCGMLAADIESLPDDVRHAVQAFFKTNEAWLTKLLEEGQADGTLRVNGKAEGAARVLFASFQGSVMASRLFHSKARLDDVVNTVKAA, from the coding sequence ATGGAACCTTCAACTGTCCGCGAACAACTGATCGAGCACGCCGTGACGCTGATGATGACGCACGGATACAACGGCTTCAGCTATCGCGATCTCTCCTCACTGGTCGGCGTCAAGACGTCGAGCATCCACTATTACTTCCCGAAGAAAGAGGACTTGGCGCTCGAGGCGGTGAACGTCTATAGCCGCGACGTGATGGGGGCGGTCGCCACCATCGATGCCTCGCTGCCCGCCGACAAGAAGCTCGACCGCTACGCGAAGCTCTTCGGCCGCGTGATGGGCGACGGGACGCAAATCTGTCTGTGCGGCATGCTGGCGGCCGATATCGAGTCGCTGCCCGACGACGTCCGCCACGCCGTGCAGGCGTTCTTCAAGACGAACGAGGCGTGGCTCACGAAATTGCTCGAAGAAGGGCAGGCCGACGGCACGCTGCGCGTCAACGGGAAGGCCGAAGGCGCGGCGCGCGTCCTGTTCGCGTCGTTCCAGGGCAGCGTGATGGCAAGCCGCCTGTTTCATTCGAAGGCACGGCTCGACGATGTGGTGAATACGGTCAAGGCCGCCTAG
- a CDS encoding mannose-1-phosphate guanylyltransferase/mannose-6-phosphate isomerase: MIAPVAVTDADIDTKHEQERPRAAGVRLEVHPVILAGGSGTRLWPMSREHYPKQLIGLLGDESLLQSTTHRLEGLTSGFALAERVTVVCGEEHRFTTAEQLRMSGHASRILLEPLGRDTAPALTVAALDIAAHAGDALMVVMPADHAVADLEGFQAAVAAGVHYASEGMIATMGIVPDRPETGYGYIRLGQPVGEAGGIAARKLERFVEKPHVELAQQYVASGEYWWNSGIFIVRASTWLKAVQHFQPAIHEACVRAHASGKTDGDFFRIDTQAFAGSPSNSIDYSVMEPLSNDQSVCGSVVVPLNAGWSDVGSWDAIWKILPKDDNGNVARGRIMFEGAQSTLAHSEGRLIACVGTQDLVVVETADAILVAEKSHVQEVKKIVGRLKAESGPEAASHRKVHRPWGHYDSVDNGERFQVKRIVVKPGARLSLQMHHHRAEHWIVVRGTALVTRGEESFILSENESTYIPLGVTHRLENPGKMPLEIIEVQSGAYLGEDDIVRFDDKYGRE, translated from the coding sequence ATGATTGCTCCGGTTGCTGTGACCGACGCCGATATCGACACCAAACACGAACAGGAACGTCCGCGCGCGGCGGGCGTGCGGCTCGAAGTGCATCCCGTGATTCTGGCGGGCGGCTCAGGCACGCGCTTGTGGCCGATGTCGCGCGAGCACTATCCCAAGCAGCTCATCGGCTTGCTTGGCGACGAGTCGCTACTTCAATCGACTACCCATCGCCTCGAAGGACTGACAAGCGGATTTGCGCTCGCGGAACGCGTCACCGTCGTCTGCGGCGAAGAACACCGCTTCACGACCGCCGAACAATTGCGCATGAGCGGCCATGCCTCGCGCATTCTGCTCGAGCCGCTCGGACGCGATACGGCGCCCGCGCTGACGGTCGCGGCGCTCGATATCGCCGCCCATGCCGGCGATGCGCTGATGGTCGTGATGCCGGCCGATCACGCGGTTGCCGATCTCGAAGGCTTCCAAGCCGCCGTAGCGGCCGGCGTTCACTACGCGTCGGAGGGGATGATCGCGACGATGGGCATCGTCCCCGATCGTCCGGAAACGGGCTATGGCTACATCCGCCTTGGCCAGCCGGTCGGCGAAGCGGGCGGGATCGCGGCGCGCAAGCTCGAACGCTTCGTCGAGAAACCACACGTCGAACTCGCGCAGCAGTACGTCGCGTCGGGCGAATATTGGTGGAACAGCGGCATCTTCATCGTGCGCGCATCGACGTGGCTCAAAGCGGTCCAGCACTTCCAGCCGGCCATTCACGAAGCCTGTGTGCGCGCGCACGCAAGCGGAAAAACGGACGGCGACTTTTTCCGGATCGACACTCAAGCGTTTGCCGGCTCACCGTCGAACTCGATCGACTACTCGGTGATGGAGCCATTGAGCAACGATCAATCCGTGTGCGGCAGCGTGGTCGTGCCGCTGAACGCGGGGTGGTCCGACGTCGGCTCGTGGGACGCGATCTGGAAGATTCTGCCGAAGGACGACAACGGCAACGTGGCGCGCGGACGCATCATGTTCGAAGGCGCGCAATCGACGCTCGCCCACTCCGAAGGCCGCCTGATCGCCTGCGTCGGCACGCAGGATCTCGTCGTCGTCGAGACGGCCGATGCGATTCTCGTCGCCGAGAAATCGCACGTGCAGGAGGTCAAGAAGATCGTCGGGCGCCTGAAGGCGGAAAGCGGCCCCGAAGCGGCGAGCCACCGCAAGGTGCATCGCCCGTGGGGCCACTACGATTCAGTCGACAACGGGGAACGCTTTCAGGTCAAGCGCATTGTCGTGAAGCCGGGTGCGCGGCTCTCGCTGCAGATGCACCATCACCGCGCCGAGCACTGGATCGTCGTACGCGGCACCGCGCTCGTGACGCGCGGCGAGGAGTCGTTCATCCTGTCCGAGAACGAATCGACCTACATTCCGCTCGGCGTCACGCATCGGCTCGAAAACCCCGGGAAAATGCCGCTCGAAATCATCGAAGTGCAGTCTGGCGCCTATCTCGGCGAGGACGACATCGTCCGCTTCGACGACAAATACGGACGCGAATGA
- a CDS encoding DUF3501 family protein — protein sequence MTISRNSLLTLEAYSKVRTEMRARVIEHKKTRAVHLGNHIVFLFEDETTIRYQIQEMLHIEKIFDEEGILGELNTYLPLVPTGNNLIATMQIEYDNVIERRAALGRLIGIEDRVFMQVDGEAPVFAIADEDLDRENDEKTSAVHFVRFEFTPHMKAKLKQGAQLLAGCDHPNYPVPLVPIEPVVLASLLKDLA from the coding sequence ATGACCATTTCCAGGAATTCGCTGCTGACACTCGAGGCTTATTCGAAGGTGCGCACCGAGATGCGCGCACGGGTGATCGAACATAAGAAAACGCGTGCCGTGCATCTCGGCAACCACATCGTGTTCCTGTTCGAAGACGAAACGACGATTCGCTATCAAATTCAGGAAATGCTCCACATCGAAAAGATCTTCGACGAAGAAGGCATCCTCGGCGAGCTGAACACGTACCTGCCGCTCGTGCCCACCGGCAACAACCTCATCGCGACGATGCAGATCGAATATGACAACGTGATCGAGCGCCGCGCGGCGCTGGGTCGTTTGATCGGCATCGAGGACCGCGTATTCATGCAGGTGGACGGTGAGGCGCCGGTGTTTGCGATCGCCGACGAAGACCTCGATCGCGAGAACGACGAAAAGACCTCGGCCGTGCATTTCGTGCGCTTCGAATTCACGCCGCACATGAAGGCGAAGCTGAAGCAGGGCGCGCAGCTTTTGGCGGGATGCGACCATCCGAACTACCCGGTGCCGCTCGTGCCGATCGAGCCTGTCGTGCTCGCTTCACTTCTCAAAGACTTGGCTTGA
- a CDS encoding transposase, with protein MFFDELNNDEWERLSRLVADEPVRLNRRGRPRAETRVVVNAVLWILTTGNPWSKLPGRYPSGPTCRRRFEEWLVDGTMMEMIRVLKEFGRTFAYIPEPPAPVSAPRPEPTADIDRLRGVFWKNPESWHASPGAANVCAPGDPIAAMTRQLAGAEALPESELEPELDAGALQGLRLRAEAWAATRSAPSDPVRSLAPSADASLAGPPGEAAKRDLPRGTPWMNFASSEAQVDHYRGYTIYASAQPVAKLMYRAWTEIVKDGKRIERSGLIGPRFTDAQAARHFALDWGRDWIEGESRTEAVDRVSPIEDENESAAETPAVPLAPPVPASVSDSAASSAAMPPVPTKPTVTSITLPLEPVVKRIVPERRAAKDGRSEAKSSELLYQVG; from the coding sequence ATGTTCTTCGATGAGTTGAACAACGACGAATGGGAACGACTATCCCGTCTGGTGGCCGATGAACCTGTGCGCCTGAATCGTCGAGGCAGACCCCGCGCCGAAACGCGGGTGGTGGTGAACGCCGTGCTGTGGATCCTCACGACGGGCAACCCCTGGTCGAAGCTGCCGGGACGCTATCCGTCCGGGCCCACTTGCCGGCGCCGTTTCGAAGAATGGCTGGTCGACGGCACGATGATGGAAATGATCCGCGTGCTGAAGGAATTCGGACGAACGTTCGCTTATATTCCTGAACCCCCGGCGCCGGTCTCCGCACCGCGCCCCGAGCCGACTGCCGACATCGACCGTCTGCGCGGCGTGTTCTGGAAGAATCCCGAATCGTGGCATGCGTCGCCGGGCGCCGCAAACGTTTGCGCACCGGGCGACCCGATTGCCGCGATGACGCGCCAGCTTGCTGGCGCCGAGGCGCTGCCGGAGTCCGAGCTCGAGCCCGAGCTCGATGCCGGCGCTCTGCAAGGCTTGCGACTGCGCGCCGAAGCATGGGCAGCGACTCGATCGGCACCTTCCGACCCGGTCCGGAGCCTGGCGCCGTCGGCTGACGCCAGTTTGGCCGGTCCACCGGGCGAAGCAGCCAAGCGCGATCTTCCGCGCGGCACGCCCTGGATGAATTTCGCGTCGAGCGAGGCGCAAGTCGACCACTACAGGGGCTACACGATCTACGCGTCGGCGCAGCCCGTCGCGAAGCTGATGTACCGCGCGTGGACGGAAATCGTGAAAGACGGCAAGCGCATCGAGCGCTCCGGGCTGATCGGGCCGCGCTTCACGGATGCGCAAGCCGCCCGGCATTTCGCGCTCGACTGGGGGCGCGACTGGATCGAAGGGGAAAGCCGCACGGAAGCGGTCGACCGCGTCTCGCCAATCGAGGACGAAAACGAAAGCGCCGCCGAGACCCCGGCCGTGCCGCTGGCGCCGCCCGTGCCGGCATCCGTTTCTGACTCTGCGGCCTCTTCCGCCGCGATGCCGCCGGTCCCGACCAAGCCGACGGTAACGAGCATCACGCTTCCGCTCGAACCGGTGGTCAAGCGCATCGTTCCTGAGCGGCGCGCCGCTAAGGACGGCCGCTCGGAAGCTAAGTCATCCGAACTGCTTTACCAGGTCGGATGA
- a CDS encoding UDP-glucose dehydrogenase family protein, with product MNLTIIGSGYVGLVTGACLADIGHDVFCLDVDQKKIDVLNSGGIPIHEPGLREVIARNLAANRLKFSTDVRAAVAHGDVQFIAVGTPPDEDGSADLQYVLAAARNIGRYMTGFKVIVDKSTVPVGTALRVRETVAAELAARGEEHMFSVVSNPEFLKEGAAVDDFTRPDRIVLGCDEDVPGEKAREVMRRLYAPFNRNHERTLWMDVRSAEFTKYAANAMLATRISFMNELANFADRIGADIESVRRGIGSDPRIGYDFLYAGCGYGGSCFPKDVEALIRTAAENSHELKILKAVSSVNDAQKQVLAQKIIARLGDDLSDRTFAVWGLAFKPNTDDMREAPSRTLIAALLARGARVVAYDPVAIRDAKRAIELDLQDEPEWLARLTFANEQMEAVKNADALVILTEWKAFKSPDFDSLKKGLKVPLIFDGRNLYEPDAMREIGVEYHAIGRGGAFVGASAGSVAVAAR from the coding sequence ATGAATCTGACCATCATTGGCAGCGGTTACGTGGGTCTCGTCACGGGCGCATGTCTTGCCGACATCGGCCACGACGTGTTTTGCCTCGACGTCGACCAGAAGAAGATCGACGTATTGAATAGCGGCGGCATTCCGATCCACGAGCCGGGCTTGCGGGAGGTCATCGCGCGCAATCTGGCGGCGAACCGCCTCAAGTTTTCGACCGACGTGCGCGCCGCGGTGGCCCACGGCGACGTGCAGTTCATCGCGGTCGGCACGCCGCCGGACGAAGACGGCTCGGCCGATCTGCAATACGTGCTCGCGGCAGCTCGCAACATCGGCCGCTATATGACCGGCTTCAAGGTGATCGTCGACAAATCGACGGTGCCCGTCGGCACGGCGCTGCGCGTGCGCGAGACCGTGGCGGCGGAGCTGGCCGCGCGCGGCGAAGAGCACATGTTCTCGGTCGTGTCGAACCCCGAGTTCCTGAAAGAGGGCGCGGCGGTCGACGACTTCACGCGGCCGGATCGCATCGTGCTCGGCTGCGACGAGGACGTGCCGGGCGAGAAGGCGCGCGAGGTGATGCGCCGTCTGTACGCGCCGTTCAACCGCAATCACGAACGCACGCTGTGGATGGACGTGCGCTCGGCGGAATTCACCAAGTACGCGGCGAACGCGATGCTCGCGACGCGCATTTCGTTCATGAACGAGCTCGCGAATTTCGCGGACCGCATCGGCGCCGATATCGAGTCCGTGCGGCGCGGAATTGGATCGGATCCGCGCATCGGCTATGACTTTTTGTATGCGGGGTGTGGGTACGGCGGCTCGTGTTTCCCGAAGGATGTGGAGGCGCTGATTCGCACGGCGGCCGAGAACTCGCATGAGCTGAAGATTCTTAAGGCCGTTTCGTCGGTCAACGATGCGCAGAAGCAAGTGCTGGCGCAGAAGATCATTGCTCGCTTGGGCGACGACTTGTCCGATCGCACGTTTGCGGTTTGGGGGCTCGCGTTCAAGCCCAATACCGATGATATGCGCGAGGCGCCGAGCCGGACCTTGATCGCGGCTTTGCTTGCGCGTGGCGCGCGAGTGGTGGCGTATGACCCGGTTGCGATTCGGGACGCTAAGCGCGCCATTGAGCTCGATTTGCAGGACGAGCCCGAGTGGCTCGCGCGGCTGACGTTTGCTAATGAGCAGATGGAGGCTGTGAAGAATGCTGACGCGCTTGTGATTCTTACCGAGTGGAAGGCTTTCAAGAGCCCAGACTTCGATAGTCTCAAGAAGGGGCTTAAGGTGCCTTTGATTTTCGATGGACGTAATTTGTATGAGCCGGACGCGATGCGTGAGATTGGGGTGGAGTATCACGCGATAGGACGCGGGGGCGCTTTTGTCGGCGCAAGCGCGGGTTCTGTTGCCGTCGCGGCGCGGTGA